The following coding sequences are from one SAR202 cluster bacterium window:
- a CDS encoding MBL fold metallo-hydrolase, whose amino-acid sequence MRAASRNQLPLPVVGVVVSSIKHYLLQTFRSSNVPALKPYRAAPDTWVLPSYLRVPGLGLIVLNSYLIKSREPVVIDTGMPVVREEFLESLWSLIDPIDVKWLFLTHDDVDHSGNLIEVLSAATNAKLVTQFIGYARLETAYHMRPERVQMANPGQVLDVDDRKIVVLRPPLFDSPSTSALFDSKSRVLFSADSFGAFIPNLGEDISDIPEAEYNQGFEIFNRGNHPWSAWADPAKIETVLEQIRRLGPQVIAGCHSPMARGRTEAHLKALRRLIGMEPLLGPEQKAFEGVMAAMAATDAKAPSAE is encoded by the coding sequence ATTCGGGCGGCTTCTCGCAATCAGCTTCCCTTGCCAGTCGTTGGAGTGGTTGTTAGCAGCATTAAGCATTATTTGTTACAGACATTTAGGAGTAGTAACGTGCCTGCACTAAAACCATACCGTGCTGCCCCGGACACCTGGGTCCTGCCGTCTTACCTACGCGTTCCAGGCCTGGGGCTGATTGTGCTGAACTCTTACCTCATCAAAAGCCGCGAGCCAGTGGTCATCGATACTGGGATGCCCGTAGTACGGGAAGAGTTCCTGGAGTCTCTTTGGTCCCTGATAGACCCCATAGACGTCAAATGGCTCTTCTTGACCCATGATGACGTAGACCATTCGGGAAATCTGATTGAGGTCCTCAGCGCCGCTACCAACGCCAAACTGGTCACGCAGTTCATCGGCTACGCCCGATTGGAGACCGCGTATCATATGCGGCCGGAGCGTGTTCAAATGGCGAACCCCGGACAGGTGCTCGATGTGGACGACCGTAAGATCGTGGTCCTGCGCCCGCCGCTTTTCGACTCGCCATCAACCTCGGCGCTGTTCGATAGCAAGTCCCGCGTATTATTCAGCGCAGATTCCTTTGGCGCGTTCATTCCCAACCTGGGTGAAGACATTAGCGACATACCTGAGGCCGAATATAACCAGGGCTTTGAAATCTTTAACCGCGGGAATCACCCCTGGTCGGCTTGGGCAGACCCAGCCAAGATAGAGACAGTGCTTGAACAAATCCGCCGTCTAGGCCCTCAGGTTATTGCTGGATGCCATTCCCCCATGGCCCGTGGCCGTACGGAGGCACATCTGAAGGCCCTGCGCCGGCTTATTGGGATGGAACCCCTGCTGGGGCCGGAGCAAAAGGCCTTCGAGGGCGTTATGGCGGCTATGGCTGCTACGGATGCTAAGGCGCCCTCAGCCGAGTAA
- the rsmD gene encoding 16S rRNA (guanine(966)-N(2))-methyltransferase RsmD — protein sequence MRVVGGIAKGRRLKPPAIPDARPTSELVRTAIFNVLGPEMVEGARVLDLFAGTGSLGIEALSRGAQWADLVEQNHRQCAVAQGNLEATSFLDQGQVYCMAVERALSELKGPYRLVLMDPPYKLSSIDPVLQGLDKAGMVEDGGIVVVGHSKRQELQAAYGRIVHLKTRRYGDSVADFYKAGPV from the coding sequence ATGCGCGTTGTTGGAGGGATAGCCAAGGGAAGAAGGCTTAAACCCCCGGCCATCCCGGACGCCAGGCCCACCTCAGAGCTGGTTAGGACGGCGATTTTCAATGTCCTGGGCCCTGAGATGGTGGAGGGGGCCAGAGTGCTGGACCTCTTCGCGGGGACTGGCTCCCTGGGAATAGAGGCTTTGAGCCGGGGCGCCCAGTGGGCCGATTTGGTGGAGCAAAACCACCGGCAGTGCGCAGTCGCCCAGGGAAACCTGGAAGCGACCAGTTTTTTAGACCAAGGGCAGGTCTATTGTATGGCAGTGGAGCGAGCGTTGTCGGAGTTAAAGGGACCGTATAGGCTGGTCCTGATGGACCCGCCGTATAAGCTTTCTTCTATTGACCCTGTCCTCCAGGGCCTGGATAAGGCCGGGATGGTGGAGGACGGGGGTATTGTGGTTGTCGGGCACTCCAAACGCCAGGAATTGCAGGCCGCCTATGGCCGCATAGTTCACCTGAAAACCCGCCGCTACGGCGACAGCGTGGCCGACTTCTACAAGGCAGGCCCTGTCTAA
- a CDS encoding DUF433 domain-containing protein → MKWIVSDQDHLGGAARIRDTRVSVAQLLELLTTGMSIDEIVREYPSLSESAIKGTLAELAQSDQLTAA, encoded by the coding sequence ATGAAGTGGATTGTTTCCGATCAGGACCACCTGGGCGGTGCGGCGCGTATTCGTGACACGCGTGTATCTGTTGCTCAGCTTCTCGAACTCCTGACTACTGGCATGTCTATCGACGAGATCGTGCGGGAATACCCAAGTCTTAGCGAGAGTGCCATAAAAGGAACCTTAGCGGAATTAGCCCAGTCTGACCAGTTAACCGCTGCTTAA
- the lysS gene encoding lysine--tRNA ligase, which translates to MVSPSQNSPTSTEAALLAARREKLQRLLDRGINPFPPRFQRTHTNAEARSFFDEAEQAGGQAARTQPVTLAGRIMAMRSMGKNTFADLRDGTDKVQLLFKSDSLGDAYAILKDLDLGDFLGAAGPLFRTRTGEITVEVQEFTVLSKSLRPLPEKWHGLKDVEQRYRQRYLDLIANEEVKPTFIKRSRIIQGIRNFMDSRGYIEVDTPILVPVAAGALARPFATHHHALDQQLYLRIATELYLKRLIVGGLDKVYEIGRVFRNEGIDQDHNPEFTLLESYEAYADYNDIMSLVENMVSTVAREVLGSTSVQHEGHAIDLTPPWRRLPFCEAVYQHTGIDLDPYVQQKKDVDSLIREARERGLQVQNGPPHQVFDKILSLAVEPHLVQPTFITDHPLVMSPLAKQKPEKPYLVERFEAFAANMEIANSFTELNDPIEQQRRFQMQEEIRRRYADEEADRTDEDYITALEHGMPPTGGLGIGIDRLVMLLTSQPTIRDVVFFPQLRSKA; encoded by the coding sequence ATCGTCTCGCCCAGCCAAAATTCGCCCACCAGCACCGAGGCCGCCCTCCTTGCCGCCCGACGAGAAAAGCTTCAGCGACTCCTAGACCGCGGCATTAACCCTTTTCCGCCGCGATTCCAGCGGACTCATACCAACGCCGAGGCCCGCAGCTTCTTCGACGAGGCCGAACAGGCCGGGGGCCAGGCCGCCAGGACCCAGCCCGTGACCCTGGCCGGCCGTATTATGGCGATGCGCTCCATGGGCAAGAACACCTTCGCCGACCTGCGTGACGGCACGGACAAAGTCCAGCTCCTCTTCAAAAGCGACTCCTTAGGGGACGCCTACGCCATCCTCAAAGATTTGGACCTGGGCGATTTCCTCGGCGCCGCCGGTCCCCTCTTCCGCACCCGCACTGGCGAGATAACCGTCGAAGTCCAAGAATTCACCGTCCTCTCCAAGTCCCTCCGGCCTCTTCCCGAAAAGTGGCACGGACTCAAGGACGTGGAGCAGCGTTACCGCCAGCGGTACCTTGATCTCATCGCCAACGAAGAGGTCAAGCCTACCTTTATTAAACGCAGCCGCATCATCCAGGGGATCCGAAATTTTATGGACTCGCGCGGCTACATCGAGGTCGACACCCCCATCCTGGTGCCCGTCGCCGCCGGCGCCCTGGCCCGCCCCTTCGCCACTCACCACCACGCCCTCGACCAACAGCTATACCTGCGCATCGCCACTGAGCTTTATCTCAAACGGCTCATAGTCGGCGGGCTGGACAAGGTGTATGAAATAGGCCGCGTCTTCCGAAACGAGGGCATCGACCAGGACCATAACCCCGAGTTCACCCTCCTGGAGAGCTACGAGGCTTACGCCGACTATAACGACATCATGTCCCTGGTGGAAAATATGGTCTCCACCGTCGCCCGGGAGGTCCTCGGCTCCACCTCCGTCCAGCACGAAGGCCACGCCATCGATCTAACTCCGCCTTGGCGCCGTCTCCCTTTCTGCGAGGCCGTGTACCAGCACACCGGCATTGACTTGGACCCCTATGTCCAGCAAAAGAAGGACGTTGACTCTCTAATCCGCGAGGCGCGGGAGCGCGGCCTCCAGGTCCAGAATGGCCCGCCCCATCAGGTCTTCGACAAAATCCTCTCCCTGGCCGTCGAGCCGCATCTGGTGCAGCCCACTTTTATCACCGACCACCCCCTGGTCATGTCTCCCCTGGCCAAGCAGAAGCCGGAAAAGCCGTATCTGGTCGAGCGGTTCGAGGCCTTCGCCGCTAACATGGAGATCGCCAACTCCTTTACCGAACTCAACGACCCCATCGAGCAGCAGCGCCGGTTCCAGATGCAGGAGGAGATCCGCCGCCGCTACGCCGACGAGGAGGCGGACCGCACCGACGAGGACTATATCACCGCCCTCGAACACGGTATGCCCCCCACCGGCGGCCTCGGCATCGGCATCGACAGGCTTGTTATGCTCCTGACCTCCCAGCCCACCATAAGAGACGTGGTCTTCTTCCCTCAGCTTCGCTCTAAGGCCTAG
- the greA gene encoding transcription elongation factor GreA yields the protein MTQPTYLTRDGLVKLKEELDMYRTTKRQEVAERIQLANAIGGTVDNAEYDEAKKEQAFIEGHIMDLENIINNAAIIENAKGPAGVVKVGSKVTVLNQARDKKEKFHIVGSPEADPAAGRISNVSPIGKAILGKRVEQVAEVKVPAGVLKLKILEIQ from the coding sequence GTGACTCAACCTACTTACCTCACCCGCGACGGACTCGTCAAGCTGAAGGAAGAGCTGGATATGTACCGCACCACCAAGCGACAAGAGGTCGCGGAGCGCATTCAGCTCGCCAACGCCATCGGCGGCACCGTGGACAACGCCGAATATGACGAGGCCAAAAAAGAGCAGGCTTTCATCGAAGGCCACATCATGGACCTCGAAAACATTATTAACAACGCCGCCATTATCGAAAACGCCAAAGGTCCGGCAGGTGTCGTGAAGGTGGGTTCCAAAGTCACCGTCCTCAATCAGGCCCGGGACAAAAAAGAGAAGTTCCATATCGTCGGAAGCCCGGAAGCGGACCCCGCCGCGGGCCGCATCTCCAACGTGTCGCCCATCGGCAAAGCCATCCTCGGCAAGCGCGTAGAACAGGTGGCCGAGGTCAAGGTGCCCGCCGGCGTCCTGAAGCTTAAAATCCTGGAGATTCAGTAA
- the serS gene encoding serine--tRNA ligase — translation MLSLDLIRRDPEAVRRALARRDETPPIDQILSLDKNRRDLIAQGDALRAQRNEVSKAIGRMKGDERNALVTQMRQVGDQISQLEQQVKDVEKQLDDLLLDLPNIPRDDVPDGKGPEDNIILRTVGQPKEFPFQPKPHWDLAERLGIIDFQRGAKLSGSRFYVQSGAGARLERALYNFMLDQHTQHHGYREMQLPALVKREIMVGSGNLPKFGDNLYHDAEDDLWLIPTAEVPLTNLYRDEILAAKDLPLNFAALTPCFRREKAAAGRDTRGIKRVHQFNKVEMYKFTTPETSDQELEALLSNAERICQLLDLPYRIIRLCAVEMGFPSAKSYDIEMWAPGSREWLEISSCSNCTDFQARRANVKYRPAEGAYPQFVHTLNGSGLALPRVVICILENGQREDGSIVIPEVLQPYTGFDVIKPS, via the coding sequence ATGCTCTCTCTTGACCTCATCCGCCGCGACCCCGAAGCCGTCCGCCGCGCCCTCGCCCGCCGTGACGAAACCCCGCCCATAGACCAAATCCTCTCCCTCGACAAGAATCGCCGCGACCTCATCGCCCAGGGCGACGCCCTCCGCGCCCAGCGCAACGAGGTCAGCAAAGCCATAGGCCGCATGAAAGGCGACGAGCGCAACGCTTTGGTCACCCAGATGCGGCAGGTCGGTGACCAGATTTCTCAGCTAGAGCAGCAGGTCAAGGACGTCGAGAAGCAATTGGACGACCTGCTCCTAGACCTCCCCAACATTCCTCGCGACGATGTGCCTGACGGCAAAGGTCCGGAAGATAACATAATCCTCCGCACCGTCGGCCAGCCCAAGGAATTCCCCTTCCAGCCCAAACCCCACTGGGATCTGGCGGAGCGCCTCGGCATCATCGACTTCCAGCGCGGCGCCAAGCTCTCCGGCTCTCGGTTCTACGTCCAGTCCGGTGCCGGCGCCCGCCTTGAGCGCGCCCTTTACAACTTCATGCTGGACCAGCATACGCAGCATCACGGGTATCGAGAGATGCAGCTTCCCGCCCTCGTCAAACGCGAAATTATGGTCGGATCCGGCAACCTCCCCAAGTTCGGCGATAACCTCTACCATGACGCCGAGGACGACCTCTGGCTCATCCCCACCGCCGAGGTGCCCCTCACCAACCTCTATCGCGATGAAATCCTCGCCGCCAAAGACCTGCCGCTTAATTTCGCCGCCCTCACCCCATGCTTCCGACGCGAGAAGGCCGCGGCGGGACGGGACACACGAGGCATCAAGCGCGTCCATCAGTTTAATAAGGTAGAGATGTACAAGTTCACTACGCCGGAGACCTCCGACCAGGAGTTGGAAGCCCTCCTCTCCAACGCCGAGCGCATCTGTCAGCTTTTGGACCTGCCCTATCGCATCATCCGCCTCTGCGCTGTCGAAATGGGGTTCCCCTCCGCCAAATCTTACGACATCGAGATGTGGGCCCCTGGCTCTAGAGAATGGCTGGAAATCAGCTCCTGCTCCAACTGCACCGACTTCCAGGCCCGCCGCGCCAACGTCAAGTACCGCCCCGCCGAAGGCGCTTACCCCCAGTTCGTCCACACCCTCAATGGCTCCGGCCTCGCTTTGCCTAGAGTCGTCATCTGTATATTGGAAAACGGCCAGCGGGAAGACGGCTCTATTGTTATCCCTGAAGTCCTGCAGCCCTACACGGGCTTTGACGTAATTAAGCCTTCGTAA
- a CDS encoding pyridoxamine 5'-phosphate oxidase, translating to MLRRPQPSKQGGMDGDKETGVEQKSWEAGAALSQRKQPPKQPNPPKGHRPHFTKGYGVDRKATEGILPWSFVTERMASSRNYWVATTRPDGRPHAAPVWGLWFEDRFYFGTDPRSVKGRNLGKNPSMMVHLESGDEVVILEGAAGLLDDPPLLRRLVDEYDAKYKVRPAGFYYMDVSKAFAWREKDFTTSATRWVFKETKRRSSR from the coding sequence ATGCTAAGGCGCCCTCAGCCGAGTAAGCAGGGCGGTATGGACGGAGATAAGGAGACTGGCGTCGAGCAAAAATCTTGGGAAGCTGGAGCAGCCTTGAGCCAACGAAAACAACCGCCTAAACAGCCCAATCCCCCCAAAGGGCACCGACCCCACTTCACCAAAGGCTACGGCGTCGACCGCAAAGCCACCGAAGGCATCCTGCCCTGGAGCTTCGTCACCGAGCGCATGGCTTCGTCTCGCAACTACTGGGTTGCCACCACCCGCCCCGACGGCCGCCCCCACGCCGCGCCTGTATGGGGCCTCTGGTTTGAAGACCGGTTCTACTTCGGCACCGACCCCAGGTCGGTTAAAGGCCGCAATCTGGGCAAAAACCCGTCGATGATGGTGCATCTGGAAAGCGGTGATGAGGTTGTAATTCTGGAAGGCGCCGCCGGATTGTTGGATGACCCGCCCCTTCTGCGGCGTCTCGTCGATGAATACGACGCCAAATACAAAGTCCGTCCCGCTGGCTTTTACTACATGGATGTGTCTAAGGCCTTCGCTTGGCGAGAGAAAGACTTCACTACGAGTGCGACTAGGTGGGTTTTCAAAGAGACCAAGAGAAGAAGCTCAAGATAA
- a CDS encoding sigma-70 family RNA polymerase sigma factor — MDESEVVRRCQNGDQEAFRLIVERYSGVLGGTAYLMTRDRAQVDDLLQETFLLAWRGIGTLRASGNLKAWLVRILVNKVISERRKKRVMEAELVEVESKAGDSNSEELVLADEERQRIRGALETLPEAQRQVTVLRYFADLTIPEVARVLGCREGTVKSRLHRALAQLRTVLQSETVQASL; from the coding sequence GTGGATGAATCGGAGGTTGTCCGGCGCTGTCAGAATGGCGACCAAGAGGCTTTCCGCCTCATTGTCGAGCGTTACAGCGGCGTCCTGGGCGGCACCGCCTACCTTATGACCCGAGACCGCGCCCAGGTCGATGACCTGCTCCAGGAGACCTTTCTCCTGGCCTGGCGCGGCATCGGCACCCTTCGCGCCAGCGGCAACTTGAAGGCCTGGCTGGTCCGAATCCTGGTCAATAAGGTCATCAGCGAGCGGCGCAAGAAGCGAGTTATGGAGGCGGAACTGGTGGAAGTGGAAAGCAAGGCCGGCGACAGCAACAGCGAGGAGCTCGTCCTGGCGGACGAAGAGCGCCAGCGCATTCGCGGCGCCCTGGAGACCCTGCCAGAGGCCCAGCGCCAGGTTACCGTCCTCCGTTATTTCGCCGACCTTACCATCCCTGAAGTAGCCCGCGTCCTGGGATGCCGGGAAGGCACTGTCAAGTCCAGGCTTCACCGCGCCCTCGCCCAGCTCCGCACCGTCCTCCAATCCGAAACAGTGCAAGCCTCACTTTAA
- the coaD gene encoding pantetheine-phosphate adenylyltransferase: MTVALYPGTFDPVTLGHQDIAVRSSKIFEKVIVGVYAKSPRSLMFTVEERIDMFKKAVAQYRNIEVRPFEGLVVHYARQVGADVIVRGLRSGVDFDYEYDMAFMNKKLEPDIELVCLLTRLEYQFIRASLLKEVAALGGDIRNLVPPHVAEAVRKKRKQSR; the protein is encoded by the coding sequence ATGACCGTAGCCTTGTATCCGGGCACTTTTGACCCCGTTACCCTGGGCCACCAGGACATCGCTGTACGCTCGTCGAAGATATTCGAGAAGGTGATTGTGGGCGTGTACGCCAAGTCGCCTCGAAGCCTTATGTTCACTGTAGAAGAGCGCATCGATATGTTCAAGAAGGCGGTGGCGCAATACCGCAACATCGAAGTGCGGCCTTTCGAGGGGCTGGTGGTTCATTACGCGCGGCAGGTGGGTGCCGACGTCATTGTGCGGGGCCTGCGTAGCGGTGTGGACTTCGATTATGAATACGACATGGCTTTTATGAACAAAAAGCTGGAACCGGACATTGAGTTGGTGTGCCTTTTAACCCGCCTGGAGTACCAGTTCATCAGGGCCAGCCTCTTAAAAGAGGTGGCGGCTCTGGGCGGCGACATTAGAAACCTGGTGCCGCCTCATGTGGCTGAGGCGGTAAGAAAAAAGCGGAAGCAGTCCAGGTAG
- a CDS encoding type II toxin-antitoxin system VapC family toxin produces the protein MPSYLLDTTILIDHLRGQPAAVALLTKLAGQGHRLGVCCINLAELYAGLSREEQARANALIESLDYYQVTRETAKQAGDFRYQFARQGTILTLADTLIAAAAVAEGATLVTANAKDFPMQEVQLLRQP, from the coding sequence GTGCCTAGCTACCTCCTCGATACCACCATACTCATAGACCATCTGCGAGGCCAGCCGGCGGCGGTGGCACTCCTCACCAAACTGGCTGGCCAGGGCCACCGACTAGGGGTATGCTGCATCAACCTTGCCGAACTCTATGCAGGTTTGAGCAGGGAAGAACAGGCCAGGGCCAACGCGCTCATCGAAAGTTTAGACTACTACCAGGTGACGCGCGAGACAGCTAAGCAAGCGGGAGACTTTCGCTATCAGTTCGCCCGTCAAGGGACTATCCTCACCCTCGCTGATACGCTGATTGCCGCCGCTGCCGTGGCTGAAGGGGCTACGCTGGTCACCGCCAACGCCAAGGACTTCCCCATGCAGGAAGTCCAGTTGCTGCGTCAGCCTTAG